TTGTCCACTGATAAAAAATCTGAGAACGAGGATGAAGGCCCTTGCATCGATGATGGTAGTGATGACGGCGATGCCACCAGGTTTGAGTTGCCCTCCTTAGAAGAGGTCAGTAAACAGTTTGGCGATTCTTACATGCAGGAGCTCTTTATGCAGGCCTCAAGCAATGAGGCAATGACTTCTGCGGGACATATGCCGGCCTCCAATGTTGGGGGGACGATAGCTCTAGACAATGTACTAGGCGATGACACTGAAGCAGGCTTGGGACAGGCGGCGGCACCGTTGCGCGTGACGATGCGCGACGCGTTAAAGGTGCTGGGTTGTGCCGGGTTTATTGAACTCGCTGTTACCGTCGTTGATTGCTACGGGGCAATTGGGAAATTTACGGAGGCGAAGGAGTTCGCCTTCGTTGTGCTAATTGGCTGCCAGCGCACAAGCATTTTTCGTCACCTAGTCACAATGGAGCGCCCCCTTCGTTGGGCCGTTCTGCGTGCTGCTCTTGCATCGGGAGAGTGTGAAGATGCGTATCGTGTAGGAATTCGTCTCTTACAGGAACAATGCAGTGAGCAAGAGAAAGATAGGATATTGGAGTTGCTATTTGGTGTGCTCAACCGCACGGAGATGGGCTCTTCCATTCTGCTCCGCCTTGTGGCAGGGGGATACCAGGAAAATCCATCGGTGCTTGTTCTTTTGGGAAATCGCTACTTCCTCCGCCGTACATACATTCGGGCACTTAACATGTATCTCGCCGCCATGCAGAGGCGTCCCAACGATGTTCTTGTCTGCTTCCTTGTGGGTGTGTGCTTTCTGTTGGTTAGCCACCAAAAGAGAATACGTGCAAGAAACGCATGCGTGGTGTCCGCCTGGCACTATTTGTTGAGGTATCAAGGGGCTTTGCGTGACATTGGCCCTCAGCGCCAGGCCGAGGCAACGTATAACTGTGCCCGAGCCCTACAATACCTCGGGCTACACCACCTTTCCACGCCCCTGTACGAACAGGTCGCGTACGAGTACAGCGTGCCGGAACAGTGCTCCCTACCTCTACAGCGCGCTGCGCGGTTCAACTTGTATTTTACGTACCGTTGGCGCACAGGCAACTCGAGGCTGGCGCTTGATGCGTTGCAGCCCCGGTTTTGACGCTGTGCACTTTCGTTGGCGAAAAACATAAACGCGGAAGAGAACCTTTttcattgtttgtttgctacATCgccctctctctctgtgtgtgtgtgtgtgtgggtgggtgggtgggtgtatgtgtgtgtttgtacaGTTGCGCAACGCGTTTTTGGAAGTCGAAGGTCGTCTTGAAGGGTTTAGTGCTTGTTGgtgccttttcctttccttagTATTTGGCACTACCAAAATTTCTGGAGGTGCTGTGTTGTTCATGTATTGATTTTTTCTCTCGGATTGGAATGAGTTGTCGTTGCTGCTCCATCGCCTATGTGAACCCTCTCCCGATATTTTCTCTTATCCCTGTCCCACATATTGGTTATCGCCTTGTGCACGTAGAAAGTGTATAGTGAGGCCCTTCTCCGAAACGCAGGAGGGGAGTTGCCGCGTACCAACGTTCAGGAAGCTAACTTCAAAAGAAATTTTGGCACGCGCTCcccgtattttttttgtttttttgcaagGGGAAACAAAGTGCTGGAGCTCAGGTTATTGGAGTCCAATCACCTGTGAACACGAAGGTGCTCGGGGGGAATTTAGAGTGTCCTGGAAGCAGTGAAAAAGGGGGCAGGGAACGAGACAAATCCAAAAGGCGGAAGGCTCACACTAAACAAGTGGTGTGGACGATTGTAGAGTTCGCCTCGCGTTAGCCCTTGCAACCGTCGGCAGTTTCAGTTGGGTATTTCTTTGTAGGGCTTAAGTTTACTAAGAggatacacatatatatcgTATTGGTAGTGCTGAAGCGCATAGACCAGTGACACGGTGTTGTAATAGCGGGGCTTTTGGTACGCGCTCGTCTGTGTGGAA
This region of Trypanosoma brucei brucei TREU927 chromosome 1, complete sequence genomic DNA includes:
- a CDS encoding hypothetical protein, unlikely (GPI-Anchor Signal predicted for Tb927.1.3870 by DGPI v2.04, no cleavage site predicted), translating into MCVFVQLRNAFLEVEGRLEGFSACWCLFLSLVFGTTKISGGAVLFMY